From one Lycium barbarum isolate Lr01 chromosome 6, ASM1917538v2, whole genome shotgun sequence genomic stretch:
- the LOC132598707 gene encoding uncharacterized protein LOC132598707 has translation MLYQSSNPKESIPSPLKSLHPIFLHSQIQISSTKMEALFAQFSILSDQALYDKNFDPYTIEDDLMKLFEVEAYNAWAAMELHQEKEVEEAENYMKEAEHHINTAMEDAMEEFRRFEEEMNQMAKAEYDSLVGVAERARNMGKTMEKVATIAAKKYIEGAVNSAGASMKSAIKAISSHSNKVHPS, from the coding sequence ATGCTTTACCAATCATCAAATCCAAAAGAATCAATTCCTTCACCACTGAAATCCCTTCACCCCATCTTTCTCCATTCCCAAATTCAAATCAGCAGCACAAAAATGGAGGCACTTTTTGCTCAATTCTCCATTCTTTCAGACCAAGCTCTTTATGACAAGAACTTCGACCCTTACACCATAGAAGATGATCTCATGAAGCTCTTTGAAGTGGAAGCTTACAACGCTTGGGCAGCTATGGAGCTCCATCAAGAAAAGGAAGTTGAAGAAGCTGAGAATTACATGAAAGAAGCAGAGCATCATATTAACACTGCTATGGAAGATGCCATGGAAGAATTTCGCCGTTTCGAAGAGGAAATGAACCAAATGGCTAAAGCTGagtatgatagccttgttggTGTTGCTGAAAGAGCTAGAAATATGGGAAAGACTATGGAGAAAGTGGCTACAATTGCTGCCAAGAAGTATATTGAAGGTGCTGTTAACTCTGCTGGAGCTTCAATGAAATCTGCTATTAAAGCCATTTCTTCTCACTCTAACAAGGTTCATCCTTCTTGA
- the LOC132644601 gene encoding fatty acyl-CoA reductase 3-like, which produces MELCCINQFLEGKTIFISGATGYLAKTKERFNNEVIKTDLFRVLREKLGPHLHGFIEEKVFPVAGDIACDGDSLGINSELKDEMCREIDIIVNSAATTRFDERYDTAIRINTLGAVNVVKFSKQCTKLKMLLHVSTACVCSKREGLILEKPLNYGETLNGSSHLDIDVEKKLVEETLKDLQGRNATEKEVTLAMRILGIERARLHRWPNTYTFTKAMGETLLGHLKEDLQLIILRPTIILSTYKEPFPGWIEGSRTVDTFIVGYGKGKQNVAQVCISYVIPADMVVNSVIEAKITHRVPSSHTAIYHISSSRRNQLKLGDVVQFVVDYFKKNPWIDERGKPVKVKKFHLLDSMASLHKYIATRYMPILKILKLANLILFQYLQTVCTTVERSINHAIQLHKPYALFKGIFDGANAEMLRMATREINADDTFNFDPRTIQWENYLKEIHIPGLVKYIFQEGRICE; this is translated from the exons ATGGAATTGTGCTGCATTAACCAGTTTCttgagggcaagaccattttcatcTCTGGTGCAACGGGTTACCTAGCAAAGA CTAAAGAGCGTTTCAACAACGAG GTTATAAAGACGGATTTGTTCAGAGTTCTAAGGGAGAAGTTGGGCCCACACCTACATGGCTTTATAGAAGAAAAGGTTTTCCCAGTTGCTGGTGATATAGCTTGTGATGGTGATAGTTTGGGGATAAATTCTGAGCTGAAAGATGAGATGTGCAGAGAAATAGACATAATTGTAAACTCTGCTGCAACAACTAGATTTGATGAAAG ATATGATACTGCAATAAGGATCAATACACTGGGTGCCGTAAATGTTGTCAAATTTTCCAAGCAGTGTACAAAACTAAAGATGCTTCTCCATGTAAGCACAG CCTGTGTTTGTAGCAAAAGGGAAGGATTGATACTAGAAAAGCCATTGAACTATGGCGAGACGCTTAATGGAAGCTCTCACTTAGACATTGACGTGGAGAAAAAGCTGGTAGAGGAGACACTGAAGGACCTTCAAGGTAGGAATGCCACCGAAAAAGAAGTTACTTTAGCTATGAGAATTTTAGGTATTGAGAG GGCAAGGCTACATCGATGGCCAAACACATACACATTCACAAAAGCAATGGGAGAGACGCTTTTGGGACACCTCAAGGAGGATCTCCAACTCATAATCCTCCGGCCAACAATTATATTAAGCACCTACAAGGAGCCATTCCCTGGATGGATTGAAGGATCGAG AACCGTGGACACCTTCATTGTTGGCTATGGCAAAGGAAAACAGAATGTTGCGCAAGTTTGCATCAGTTATGTG ATTCCAGCCGATATGGTTGTCAACTCAGTCATCGAGGCTAAGATAACCCATCGAGTTCCATCTTCCCATACAGCTATTTACCATATTAGCTCCTCTAGGAGGAATCAACTAAAACTTGGTGATGTTGTACAATTTGTCGTTGATTACTTCAAGAAGAATCCATGGATTGACGAAAGAGGAAAGCCAGtcaaagtgaagaaatttcatTTACTGGATAGCATGGCTAGCCTTCACAAATACATAGCAACCCGCTACATGCCAATActaaag ATATTAAAGTTGGCAAACTTGATACTTTTCCAATATTTGCAAACTGTGTGCACAACAGTAGAAAGAAGTATCAATCACGCTATTCAACTCCACAAACCTTACGCACTCTTCAAAGGAAT TTTCGATGGTGCCAATGCTGAAATGTTGCGAATGGCAACAAGAGAAATTAATGCAGATGATACATTCAACTTTGATCCAAGAACCATTCAGTGGGAAAATTACTTGAAGGAGATTCATATTCCCGGATTAGTGAAGTACATTTTCCAGGAAGGAAGAATATGTGAATAA